One Glycine max cultivar Williams 82 chromosome 8, Glycine_max_v4.0, whole genome shotgun sequence genomic window, AGCGGTGGGGTCCACGAGAAGCCCGCAAAGAATGATCATGATCTCATACCACCACCACTCCAAGCAAACGGAGACGCAGCTAGGCGCAGCGAGCCGAAGGAGCGGCTTCCAGCCGCTGAGACATTCTCGGCTCGGCGCGGAGCAGTGCAAGCCGGAAAAGAAGACGGCGGCACCGAGGAAGAGGAGGATGGAGAGGTTGGAAGCGGCGGAGGCAGCGGCGACACCGGCGAGGCCGAGGCGGAGGCGCGTGACGAGGAGGTAGTTGAAGGGGAGGTGGAGGAGGGTTCCGGCGAGGGAAGCTAAGGTGACAGGGTGGGTGACGCCCTGGGCGCGAAGGTAAATGCGGATTGGGTGGAGGAAGGAGTGGGTGAGGAGGTCGGGGAGGGAGAAGAGGAGGTAGGTGTGGGCCATTAGGGTGATGTTGGGGTCCTGGTGCAAGAGATCAACGAGGATGTTGGACATGTTGAGCCAGAGGAGTGATATTGGGATGGAGCAGAGTAACAGGAACATGACGCAGCGGTGGAGGGTCAACGACAACACATTCACGCGTTTTGCGCCGAATGCTTGGGAGCATAGCGGTTCCATCCCGAGTGCTAGACCCGACAGCACCGAATAGCCTGTGATGTTCGCGAACGCCATTCCTAGGGACCCTGCTGCCAGTTCTAGCTCTCCTAGGTGTCCCAGGAACAGCATCGATACCATGGAACGCGCGTAGAATATCAGCGCCGTTAAGGCTATCGGAAACGCCAGCTCCCCCACCGCTTTCACTTCTCTCCTTATGCTCCAACAGTGCTGCCCCTCTTTTTCTACTGCTCCCTCCATCAACGTGTAATCTACTACTTCCTCTGTTTTTGATCCCATCTTAATGGATCCTCTCAAACTCAAACTTgcactctcactctcactctcctAAACACCACCCCCTCTCTTCTCTCTTGTCTTCTTCTCAGTAAAGACTGATTGAGTCTGTGGGattagctagctagctagataCATACACGAAACTAATTAACGCGTTTCAATGAGAAGCCCAAGAAGGTCACCCTTGTATAAATAGAGATTTCAAGTTTGCCAGCTTCTCTTCAAATATTTacatctctttctctctctctccctctctctctctcgataaataaataaataaataaataaataaataaataaataaaatcaaggtTTATGTCAAGTTTCATGCTTATGCATATGCATTAGTGTCATTCATGATTCAcctcttttatttcttcttttgacCTAAAATCTTACaatcttttcattctttttttaacaCCATATATACTTTTTCAGTCTCTCCTTGGTTAAAAAAACGTAGTACATTCATATAGTAAGGTTTAatttaatgtgaaaattatataagaaaaaatactaaatacgTGGAAATGTCAGTGTATTTTGTAGGGAACAATTTCCAATAACGGAATTGTTATTTGGCTTGTGATAGTATATGCTCAGTCATTGTTTCTTCACCTCCTAGGGTAACTGCGATTTCAAATAGCAAAAACTTCTAATTCCTTACTTTTAGGTTATGAGGTGCAATGCGATTACTTCAACCAAAGAATTCTTCAAAAAAAGCATTAAAGCACTGCATTACTGACAAAGGTGCCATTCATCATTAAAGCATAATGCATGTACGGCTTATATATTGGTCTAGCAAAAGCAATTGACTTTGCTCCACTAATTATATTGTTAATGTATCCATCAAACCTAAGAATGCTCTTGACTTTCGTTATTTCAATTGCTAAACAATAAATACATTAACCCAAAAACGCCTGCCGACGTCCTGAAATATAAGTTGGTTATTTATATAAActgaaagagtaaaaaaaaaatatatgcctGTATATATGAACgtctctattttcttttattcgcTTTACTTGTAGATAGCTTGACagtttggattaaaaaaaaaaacttttaatatgaTTATCTGTTCAAATTCAACCATTCCCAAACAAACTATAATTCTATGGTTTGTCGGGCTTAAATTTAGGATAtaatgataacttttttttcaattttcttaattttttttataaaaaataaatagtaaacatGTACTAATTATTAATAGCATGAATTAAATTTAGTATGTAATAGTACTTCTTTTAAACTAAACGAAAGTAAACATGTACTAATTATTAATAGCATGAATTTTTAAAGATGCAAAAACATATGACCAAACATTAATTAGTGTTTGACCAGTAAGAACTTTATCGATTGAGACAAAGTTACCACAAAATTAGTCAGCGATAATATGCTTTTACTGTTAATGCTTACAAATTCAATTATCTAAGATATTTTAGAAAACTTCAAAGgtttattgtttataataagGCATTTAATATTTAccttttatgattatttttaaaaattggtagtggtaattaaataaatcatctaTCTCCCTCACAATTAGTCCACTCTTAatgacatatatttttttatttaatactttttttaaaattaattatgagcaAGCAGCACTGTTCTTTGTTTAATCAGCATGTATATATTAGATTGGATTTTGAGGTCAAAATTTGATGGTAGTTAGAATTTAGGAGTTCACAAAGAAGCAAAGTATGCAGGATGCAAAGATGGAAATTCTTTTTCCCTAATTTGTTGTGCGGTTATACAACTAATCTTAGTTTAGTTCAAACACGTacgtattatattaaaatagataAAGAAGAAGGGATTAGGTACTGTTTAGTGGGTAATATAAGATATTAGTTGACTCTTGatgaatttatatatgtttgattagATAAAGGAGAGGGCCACACGTGGGAGTTCGAGACCACAGACTTTATTCTTCATAGCATCTGAAACTGAAGTACTTGTTGGGTCCTGCACGGGCCACCATACTGAAATGGGCTTTGAATAGAGGCAGAAAAAGGGTTTAAAAgtgaaaacttaaaaaaagttaGATTAGAGAagttattagtatatatgttgaAGCATTAAGGGTGAtattatatgtatgtataaaataaaagagaaaggttGGTCGATTTGGCTGGTGATAGAAGGGACAGGAGGAAGAAGAAATTAAGGTATGAAGTTGAAATTAACGGTGTTGGATCATCACATGGGTGCGTGCGCAATTGCCGGAGGCTGCACAGCACTCCGCTCCCATTTTCACAAACAGATGGTTGGAGGGAAACATCCCTCATAACAATTGGCCACATAGCATTTACTTTCTCTTTCTATCTGTCTCTGTCTTGTTGAGTTGTTGTTGGTATTAAGTGTTGTTGTCGCATCGCATCCAAGTGTCCATGTTTGGCGTGTGAGTGTGAGAATTAGAAGAGGAGAAAATGGAAATAGTTGAAGCTAAGAGAGAATAATAATGTGGTAAGAAATTGACACAAGAATATGCATGCAGTCCCCACCACCACCTCAATCTGACAGCTCTAACAGTCTCACATTTGGGAGGCAGTGGCACCACttcctctttttgttttctgccATTGGGGGAAGCGTACATAATGCAGTGTTGTTGTGTTGTGCTTCATTACTTCAATTCATTGTCTCACTGCCCCAAAACCTCGCAGGACCCAGAGCCCACATAATGCCACGTAAAACTATTTAACATCTTCTGCTTCCCAATTCAAACATCTCTCTGCATGTCGCCCTTTTCTCTTTAAACCCCCCCTTTCCCTCTTAATTTCTTTTGCATGACATCATGCATGCCAGCCCAGGTTAATTTACTCGACCCACCACTTTCCCAACTTGCCTACATACAAACCTTGCAATCCATTTAGTTGACTAAAAAGTGGACTTCTAAGGGGGTGAGACAACTCAATCCTATGGGGTCAATACtttttaattactatatatatatatatgatcccacttatacaaaattttcaattttgaacaaGATAGTAATTCacctgcaaatatatatatatatatgttggatATGTATTAAGCCAAAGGAGTATTTGTATGAGAAGATCatacaaatgaatttaattataccATATATTTGAATGGTTATAATAGGGATTGTAATGATGCAAGGTAGGTTAGCTTgtcaaaacaacatttttttaattacttaaaataataataaaaaattagtgtaTATATGATTCTGaacttttgtttcattttgataaGAAAGTAATTAGTGTGTTCAGGACTcaatattttaagttaaaagGTTATCATTGACCACACGACTTTGTCCTTGAGGATTAATAATTAAGTTGAGTACTTGGtaaatgaagaggatgaagaattGGTTGGCTTGATTAGAATTTGAGTAGAATGCTCAACCTTGTTTTATCTCCAAATTAAATAGCTAACATCGGAGGCAAAACAAATAGAGTGGTTAGATGAAACAATGCAATTAAATGGAAAGATGAGACCAGTAGGAgcctaaaactattttatttgatattttttagtttttatttttcttctattttttggcATATTAAAAACGACCAATCCAACCTATTTTTGGCACGCTAGTGGTGTGGTGGGTTAAAACAAGTTGGACTGACCTTTTCTGTCATTCCTAATTTAATCTAGGGTGGTAAtgtagttaaatatttttactttaacaaTAATTAGGATTCCTGGCTTGATatatacatacatgcatatatacAATAAGAAAGATCAAATTATTACaagaattataatataaagaaatttacttattttaacaacactttgtatacatattaaattttgttaatcttactgttaaatttaaaaaattattgataaataaagtctataatttttttataaaatttaaaattatttgatacatcatttaattaattaaatttaatatataatatatattttaaaatataagtaaatattaaCTACAAGATTGCATGACAACAAATGtctaatttatttaacatttacgGAGCATAatcgttatatatatatatatatatatatatatatatatatatatatatatatatatatatatatatattcaagacaatgaatgttattaattatttatattataagttatataaTCATTAATGTTTCTTTAGTTTTTAAGGTTTTGTCTGTATAAggtaaaaatctattttttgtgAACAAAAGAAAATCTTGTGGCTGGACATCCGTTTTATGTGTAGTATAAACAATCTCATCCGTCTATTTATCTTGGAACTCGTGCTTAGGCTAGCCATACTAATAACAAACGAACAATAATGACTCATTGAATCATTCAGAACTTGTTACGTTTAATAATACGATATGGTTAAAAATTGTactaatcaataaaatattaaatttgaagaaaaaaatgttaaaattgtttatttgttttttgaaaataaaatagccatttaaaaaaatattatcatgaaTTATTTGGTGAAGTtgtagagagaaaaaaacatgcttAATGTGAATTATATTGATGTGACAGTGTGGTATTTGAAAGTAGGTTTGTATCAGGTGTCAAAATGACTCTTGATCAGAGTTGGTTTAAAGGGAACATGCTGGTTCATTTGGCTGGAGATGAGGTGGGACCTTAATTCTGAATTCAGCATCTTTCTTGGGGAACGAGCAAGTTACGCTGTGGCAAGGAACAGCCGCATATCATGGAAACACTTGACATTATCaattgaaatgcatcatttacTTGCCTTTCAATACGTTTAGTCTTAACTCTCCTACTTTATTCTTCATCTCTCCTTTTCAAACAGATGTCTTCTTGCACCCATGATTAATTAAGGCtatgcttggattttcttttcaaataaatttaattttatagaacaaggatttaaatgtttttataaatcttattttgctccaaaaatttattttaaaaattaaaacaaacatgCATTAAGGTTatgtttctaacttttttttattaattaaaaagttaaaaataatttatttttaataactttttaatagtttttagtattttttaatgttagtttttagtttcttactttttatatttttttcacttttattttttatatatttattcattttttcttgttatattttttaaataaatcataattttattattatttttttattttacactttttagtTAGTGTAACAGCTAATCTTATGAAGTctcaacaattttattattcattgatttttatggacaaatgtaagtaatttttaattgttaattttttttgtcaatgaaAAGAATCAAACtcacaattttttcatttatttttttcttttttcaagttaattttataactctcttgatataaaaaagaaaaaaaaaaaacattccatTGATATCCTGTTGGATAGTATGGAGGGTGTCTCTCATTTTACCATTTTGCatacataaaaataagtataaatataATTGGAATATCGTTTGCTTCTAGCGAAAAAAGGAATAACGTTTGCCAAGGTAAATTCATATTGGAAGTCATGTGCCATTATATGTTTACATGGTTGAAGAGCTTACCGGTGTGGCTGAAGATATCGAAGACAATATATCATACACACTCAtacatttttatgtttatctaattatttaaataaaatcatttgtattttttgtctctctattattgttaaaatttgattttagttttttttataaatttaatatctttgttattttaattgtataattttagttcatcgaataactttaatttgacgtttaatattttaaaaatattaatattaccgTGTATGACAATGTcaagttaatattttattaaacattaaGTTAACAAGTAAATAAAATTGCACAAAAAAAGTAGGgatcaaattcataaaaaaagaatagagagactaaatttaaatttttacaagACTTAAAGTAAgcttagtaaataaataattttattatataaattatattattgttaaattttatgattcataaatacttaaatataaaaaataaatattagattaataataataatttaattgtattataggattatttttaactattattaattaaaaaattattaaaattcaatttagagattaaagataaaagacaataaattaaaagaaatatatgattaaaaaattcaagcaaacaaataataatctttGAAATTTCTAAGAGATAAATCCtcataaattaaatgataatgtgTGAAATACAcattaaaaagagagaaaaaaataatatcataaatttctAATTTAGAAAAGGAGACTATGAATAAATTCATGTGGACAATatctttattataaataattcttttattacatttcaaattattaaaataatttataattatatatgtacattacatttacataattatatagGTCCATCCTCCCAACCCCAGGTCACTTATAATTTCCAAGGataataatatttctaaaactatagagaagtaaataaatttttcagtCCTTAAAACTACTCTTCATTTACTATTTAGGGACCAAATTTGTATTGTGGGTAAGAAGGAATGAAGGATGTCCCAAAATGTTTTATTCATTCACATCTTGTACAGTAGtattttcttaatgtttctttaTATTATATCAACTCTTTCTTATCTCATACATTATCTCTTCTTAATTGTGTccttaatttgttatataactTTGGCTTAattatttgttctttttatttatttaaaatattcaattgaatattttttatttctgaaaGTTTTAACgaagtcttttattttttaaaatagtcctttatttttgtaaaaatgtcccaaaaggtgatcattttcgTTCAATTGAAGCCGATGACGTTAAGTAGTAAATTTCcgcaaaaaattatcatattgagacattttaactttcaaaattaaaagaatctaattaaacattcaaaataaataaataaaggggTTAAATTGATAATGAAGCTTATAACTCTgaaaagaatttgaaaaatactggctattatataaaaaaaaagaaaataggcaCGAGTGCAGGAGATCTACAAGGGAATGTCTAAGCAGCAGGGTTTACAGAGCCAGCTCCTTGCTACACACTCACAGCTCATCTACGGACTCAAGAAAAAGAATATCTCATAATTCACACGAACATGGGAAATGTGTAcctcaaataatcaaataaaggtTTCTTACTGCTTCATTTAACATTATTTGTATcatcttttctttgtttaattataagGCTGATTTTCCTTCCTGACTTGGAAGTTTTGTTATCATAAAATTGATTGCATCTTGCCAAAACTAACAAAGAAAAGATCACCACTTGGAATTAGAGACCCACACGCATGTCATAACCCACGTGAGGCACCTTGCTGCACATGGTCATTAGACATTCTTGTCTAAGGCATCTCCAACCATAGTTTTTTACTTGAGtttcttaatcaattttttagtcTCTCTGATACTTTTCATAGTTCTCATTGTGTTACCTCACTTGTAAGACATTCATACAAAATTTTTCTCCAAtactaaaaaatcataaaaaatttcaaaaaatccacacatatttttataacttaattattatttaaataaaataattaattcatttattcaatttttacatatacaaataataaatatgaataattaaagaaaatattaaacataaattaaaaagtaataaaaattacataacattcaaagaaaatacataacaataaaaatatatttttacataataataaataattggtgtgttggtgttttttaattgatgtgttatttattgtttttgagCTTTTGTTTACGCTTTTCGATACATTTTTTCCCTAGGATTGGTACGGTGGTTGATGCTGTAGaagggtaaaaaaataatattttattattaagatgttgtttcttatataagaaataGTTTCTGTGTTGAAGGGAATTAGGAATGTCACTTAGGCTCTCTCCAATGGTAAGTTCCTTCAACAATCTGTTTCTTCATCTTAAGCAACAGGGTAAGAAACCCCATTACAGATGGCCTAAGTCTCAAGATTGATgaactttttcaattttcttaatcAGCCAAGTCAAAAAGCTCTCCCTTATTGAGCCGTTCAAGCTTCATGCTCTTGGCTTGTAAGTTGTTACCCTCTACTATGTATGTACAATGGAGTGCACTTTTCATATACTGTACTGTACCACTTTAATGATCAAGCCAACTATATAATTATGTGCCCTTTTCCACTTCATCCAATAAACATTTCCCAGTTTGAGCACTCGATTTGATAATTTCGACCATGACATGATTATTGAGAGGTGTTAATTAGTGATTAATTTATACCTTGTCCCGAAAGAAAAGACAGAAGCAAAGAAAACCGTGGATTCCATGTAGCATTGCCGTGTGCTATGTGTGGTGGCTTTTGCTTAAAAGAGATTTAGGTGTAGTATAAAATCCAATGTCCTGCTTCTTACAGTCACAGGGTTAAGCATAAAGCGTGCATTCCTTAAACTTTATTAggtaatatttttctaattaaattttgtcgTTAAGAGAATTTCATCTCTACCCTACATGCTAATTAGTGGCTTTGCAACTTGCAAATGTTTTCTGAGACAAAATTATCCATGATATAGAAATATGCAATGAACTTGTAATTGTTCGAAGCTCACGAGGTCCTtttctaaattaatatttttagtggTCGCTCGGTCAAATAATAAACAGAGTGAAAGTGAAGTCATCACCATCCATTACAACAATGGAGCATTGTAAACATTATCTCTTCTAGTGTTGtcaaactatatatatttatgtagaAATTAGGGAGCATTTTCACAAGGGGTGTATAGAAATTCAACCGCAATACAAAATGGGAAATGATTATAGTTAGATATGGTTGGATTTTAGGgggctaattttttttattttgcattgtTATGTGCTAGACACATTATAATTGGCCAGTAATATCTGAACGGTTCATAATTAGCTGATATGGATTGCATGTTTGAATATGGAAATCAATCGTAACTCGTAAGTCATTAATGCTGAATCCCACGAGACCAAAAAGTCATAATCACTTCTCCTCCACCAAAATGAAGACACAAACCAGAGTAAAAAATCAGCTTCCTGTTCAGTAGTTACTTTTCTGAGTGATTCTTGCGTATGTGGTCTTACTTGTCATTTAAAAGGTCTTTGCATTTTTCTTGTTGAGCAAATCCTTTTGATGCCAGAACCGAATATATTGTGCATTTTGACGTCCAATTTCATTTCACAAAGCAATACCTGATAGGGTCAGAAAAGTATCTAAATGTTACTACATTAAGGATTGGCAGGTACAAGACTTGTTGAAACGAAAATATGCCTAAACCAGGATACAATTACATAGAGTTGTCTATATAGTTACATCAGATTAAGCTGTTAAAGAATAAGGTCAAATTTTGATTGCTGCAAATTTCTATATTTCTATTCATGAAAACTACATAAAGATAACTTTATTTAATGATTGATTAGTGTTGACACTATAGGTCATTGGGTATATGGGTCATTTGCGTTGTTTATCTCCAGTCCCCACCTGCATTAACTAGAAGTATGGCCAGCACGCTCTGAAATCAACAATTATATAGCGTGATCCACTTCAATTTAAAAGTAATGCTTATAAAATCTGCACTTATCCAATATAatcaaattatcaaatattcacaagtaataatataataatatatcaacTTCACTTTTCTTTGATATATCTAGCTTCCATTCATGAAAATGAGTTAAAAAATAACTGAACAATGTATATAATGCTCAGGTTAGGGGGTtcgtttttttctttgtattttacTGATTAAACTACCTAAGGTGGTCGTTACACAAGTGTCTGTTTAGCTCGattcattttgaaaaaattcttgaaaaataaaCTATTGATACAAGTATATCAACATAAATTGGTCTACGGAATCTTACAAAATATTATCTGATCCCAGAAATTATAACCGATAAAagctaattaataataatttgttatttatttgactCAGTATAACGTGACAATTAAGGTTTCAATTAATGATGACTTTCTATTTTGCTCAATCCAtaattttactctttttattttaaaataaaaaatagttgattattttattttaaaaaatctacatTTTTATTCAACTctcaattttatcaatattttatttcttttattttgtttcaattcAACATTAGACCTTGTTTTTTTTACTGAGTTGAACATTAgatataacatttatttaaggtattattagtatataatttaattaattaaaatataaaaaaattaaaaaatataaatgtagataaaattaaggattaaaacaaaaatagttttttttttctaaaagagaagaattaaatatttttattttaatgtggaaatcaaaatcatgaatcgaagaaaataggagaaaaaaaatatttttaattattagcaGGTAATGAGATTTTTCTAGCGATGGCAATCAGACTTGGGTGATATCACTACTTGAATTTGAGACAAATATTTACATACaacattttttagaataaacctACTAATGCTTAATATTTCATTTCAAATGTCTTATTGATTAGATGACACCTGGATTTGAATAGGGGAAAAAGGATTTGCAGTCCCCCGCCTTACCACTCGATCATGCTACCAAATAAATATagagatataaatatatgtagTATATGAGAATATCCCTTTTTcctactgaaaaaaaaaatatcgagACAATTTGCAACGGTTAactattaatttatgaattattcTTTAAGATTTGAAagcccttttctttttctatttttctatttcgGATCCAAACCATTTTGCTGTAAATGAAGACagatttttgtatatattaattgatatcTATATTGATATGCACTTTTGTGAGATCAACACATATTATGTTTGTTATTGACAAATCGATTGAAAACGtgttcactaaaaaaaaaagtttttgtaaTTGGTACATGTTTTATTAAACCGCTCATAAGAATCATATTTAGACTTTTAACTGGAGAATATCTAACAAGAGCTTCCATTGAATGAATAATAGATCCAGATCTTAAAAATAACAATGCTTTTGAATAAGCATGAGTAATCAAATGAAATAAAGTGGTTCGATAAGATCGGAGCTAACATCACATAATTGAGACAGTAGAAAATAAGccaaatttttcttaatatCTTGTTGAACAATAGCTAAGGTAGCTCCTAATACTACCATTATTATACCTATAAAAGCTATTTCGTTCGTTACCTAGTTTTTTACAAAACTTATATGCCTGCACCTAAAAGTTATATACTCCTAATAAGAGATAAGATGATTAGAGAAAGAGGTGGAAAAATGTGAAAATGATGTAACatgatataaacaaaaataaaataaataaattaaaagttaatattattgttcaatcataaataattttgtaatacggttaatttttataataattatatttaaaatattttctaattaattggtAATATAAATTcagacaatttttaaaattaaaactctaataaatatattgtacaagtatatgattattttttaccaAAGTACTCCAT contains:
- the LOC100801964 gene encoding protein DETOXIFICATION 51; protein product: MGSKTEEVVDYTLMEGAVEKEGQHCWSIRREVKAVGELAFPIALTALIFYARSMVSMLFLGHLGELELAAGSLGMAFANITGYSVLSGLALGMEPLCSQAFGAKRVNVLSLTLHRCVMFLLLCSIPISLLWLNMSNILVDLLHQDPNITLMAHTYLLFSLPDLLTHSFLHPIRIYLRAQGVTHPVTLASLAGTLLHLPFNYLLVTRLRLGLAGVAAASAASNLSILLFLGAAVFFSGLHCSAPSRECLSGWKPLLRLAAPSCVSVCLEWWWYEIMIILCGLLVDPTATVASMGILIQITSLIYVFPSSLGFAVSTRVGNALGANRPSRAKLSAVVSVFLAAIMGFSAMFFAVGMRRRWGTMFTADEDILRITSMALPILGICELGNCPQTVGCGVVRGTARPNTAANVNLGAFYLVGMPVAVGLGFWFDVGFCGLWLGLLSAQVCCAGLMLYVIGTTDWEFEAHRAQLLTLVEDGVMDGQKQPLTGVVTETPSS